Sequence from the Gemmatimonadaceae bacterium genome:
TGCTGCAGCCTGTGACAGTTCGCTCAGCGCCAAAACGAAGCGGATACCAATTGATAGCAGGCGAACGGCGACTGCGCGCAGCGATAAATCTCGGATGGACTGAGATTCCCGCGCTCGTGAAGGAGCTGAGCGATCAGGAGATACTGACACTTTCGCTAGTTGAAAATCTTCAGAGAACCGACCTCAACCCCATCGAAGAAGCCGAAGGCTACGATCAACTTATCAGAGAATTCGGGTATACTCAGCAAACCGTGGCTGGTATCGTCGGAAAGGACCGATCCACGGTTGCGAACGTCCTCAGAATTCTCCAGCTGCCTCAGTCGGTGCGGGCATTTATTCAGGAAGGACACTTGTCGGCGGGACAGGCAAGACCTCTTCTGGCTCTGGATGACGGAGCCAGAATTACCGCCTTTGCGAGACAGGCCGTACAACATGGCTGGAGCGCGCGGGAAGTGGAGCGTAGGGTACGGGAGGCTGCAGCAGGGGATTCGGCCACCCGGAGGGGACGTCCAAGAAAGACTGACGACCGACCGGCAGAAATTCGAAGCCTTGAACAACGCTTACGCAAATACCTTCAGACAGATGTAGTGATCTCTCTCAAGCCCGGCAATCGTGGATCCCTTGTGATTGACTTCTATTCCCCGGAAGATCTTGACCGAGTCATTGACATCATTGGGTTAACAAACCATCCACGTTGATTTCAACAATTGGTCTAAGTCCTTGCCCTTAAATAAGTTACTCAACACACTATGAGCTTTGTTCGCTTGTTATCCACAGCCATAGTGACGATTATCGCAATCACGTTGGGGGCCTGTTCGGGGCACGACGCAGCCACAGCCAGGAAGCCGAAGGCCACATTCAAAGTAGCTCTTCTCACGCCCGGTCCAATCTCAGACAAGTCCTGGAATGCAGGCGCCTACGCCGGGCTCATGGCAATCCGAGACAGTCTCGGCGCCGAGGTCAGTCACATTCAGACCAGAACGCCAGCTGAATTCGATGAGAACTTCCGCCAGTATGGAGCAAAAGGATTCAACCTCGTATTCGGTCATGGGTTTGAGTTTCAGGACGCTGCCTTACGGGTTGCGCCAAACTTTCCAAATACGGTCTACGTCACGACTTCCGGGACAAGTGTAGCCAAGAACGTCGCAGGAGCCGAGTTCGGGTTCGAGGAGGCTTCATACCTCGCCGGGATGATTGCAGGACACGTAACAAAATCGAACATCCTCGGCGTAATCGGAGGAACCGAGCTCCCGCCGGTCGCAAAGAGCTTCGCAGCTTTCGGGCAAGGAGCAAGATCCGTAAATCCAAAAGTCAGAATCGTAGTTTCGTATATCGGAAATTGGGACGACGTCAGTGCAGGAAAAGAGCAGGCAATTGCACAGATATCGCGCGGAGTGGACGTGATCTTCCAAAACGCCGACGCTGCTGGTCTTGGAATATTTCAAGCGGTAAAGGAAGCAAAAGGCGTTTACATCATTGGCTCAAACTCGAACCAGAACGACATCACTCCACAGCAGACCCTTGGCAGTGTAGTCATAGATCTCCCGCACGCATTCCTGCTGATCGCAAGAGAAGTAAAGAAGGCCAATTTCACCGGGCATGTATTCTCCCTCGGCATTCATGATGATGTCGTGAACTTCGTTCTCAATTCGCGTATCGCAAACACGATACCGGCGGATGTGCTCGCAGCAGTTGATTCCGCGGAGAGGCAAATGATCATCGGATCCTTTCGCACCAGGCCGCTTCCCGATTCGCTCCGGGGGGCTACAAGCCAGTGATAGAGATCGTCAGGTACCTCGATACGCTCCTTGAAACGAGCACCATTCCCGATTATCCGAACGCCATCAACGGTCTACAGCTCGCAAACGGCGGAGCCATTCGCAAGATCGCTGCATGTGTGGATTTCTCGACACGAACCATTTCACACGCAATCGAGGAAAAGGCGAATCTCCTGCTCGTGCACCATGGAATGTTCTGGGGCGGTCTGAGGCCGATCACGGGTCCCGCTTACGAGAGACTGAGAATGCTGCTGGAAAACGACATCGCCGTGTACGCATCACATTTGCCCCTCGACCGGCACCCTATCTTTGGTAACAATGTGCTACTATCCAGACAGCTTGGACT
This genomic interval carries:
- a CDS encoding ParB/RepB/Spo0J family partition protein — encoded protein: MTPEKSTRRLGRGLDALFNPTGGQAQGAREQSALRNIPLAQIQPNPFQPRKNFGPVELKELQESLHANGLLQPVTVRSAPKRSGYQLIAGERRLRAAINLGWTEIPALVKELSDQEILTLSLVENLQRTDLNPIEEAEGYDQLIREFGYTQQTVAGIVGKDRSTVANVLRILQLPQSVRAFIQEGHLSAGQARPLLALDDGARITAFARQAVQHGWSAREVERRVREAAAGDSATRRGRPRKTDDRPAEIRSLEQRLRKYLQTDVVISLKPGNRGSLVIDFYSPEDLDRVIDIIGLTNHPR
- a CDS encoding BMP family protein; protein product: MTIIAITLGACSGHDAATARKPKATFKVALLTPGPISDKSWNAGAYAGLMAIRDSLGAEVSHIQTRTPAEFDENFRQYGAKGFNLVFGHGFEFQDAALRVAPNFPNTVYVTTSGTSVAKNVAGAEFGFEEASYLAGMIAGHVTKSNILGVIGGTELPPVAKSFAAFGQGARSVNPKVRIVVSYIGNWDDVSAGKEQAIAQISRGVDVIFQNADAAGLGIFQAVKEAKGVYIIGSNSNQNDITPQQTLGSVVIDLPHAFLLIAREVKKANFTGHVFSLGIHDDVVNFVLNSRIANTIPADVLAAVDSAERQMIIGSFRTRPLPDSLRGATSQ